The Rothia sp. SD9660Na DNA segment GGTACCCAGGGCCTCGGTGGCGGCGTCGATGAGGGCTGCGCGGGAGCGGGCCGGGCGCGGGTCGGCGGCGCGGGCGTCCTCTGCGGCGGGTGCCAGGGCGGGGGTCATAGCGGGTATCCTCTGCCAATAATTTTTCTTACAGATGTAAAGTTTACACTTGTAAAAAATATCGGCAAGCGGTGGGTGTGTGAGATAAGAAATAGCTGTCTAGGTAGATTTAGAAACATGAGCACACTGCCCCGCCCCCTCGCCTTTGCCGCCCTGCCACCGGGCGGGCCGCGCGTCTCTGCCAATGCCTACGCCCGGCTCTTCAACTTCAAGACCAACCACCGCAAGGTGGCCCTGTCTGAGGCCGAGGCTGTGGTGGCATCCTCCAACCCGCACGACGCCTCTGCGCCCAACTCCAACTTGGGTCTACGGGTCACTGGTGCTGTGGTGGGTGACCTGCTGGCCAGCGAGCTGGCGGTTCTCGACTTTTCTGCTCCCGACCTTGCTCGTTCTCTGCGGGGGCTAAGGTTTGCTGGTGGTGTTGAGTGTTCGGGGCAGGCGTGCAGATTCTGGCGGCTTTGAGCTTCTGAGTGGGTCGGGTAATTTCACCCGCCGAAATATGTGTAATTACAACCTAGAAACCAGCCTGCGGGTGCGCGCTGCGGTCGACTCCGCCCTGGCTCAGGAGTTCGCTGAGTACCTTCTAGGGGTTAGAGAATCATTCTGCCGGGGGAGTTCTTTTATCAGCAGGCTTGCTATGCTGGCGGTAAGAGCAGGCGCGGATGCCTGGTTGTCGACACGCGAAAGGACGCAGCCGTGAACCCTCGGACTGACATCACAAGCCCCCTGATCCAGAACAAGAAGCCGCCCCGCAGGCTCGCTGCCCTGCCCGCGCTAGCGGCGGCGGGCGTCCTCGCCCTTGCACCCCTGACCATGGCGGCAGCCGAAGCAATAGACCTACCTGCTGCGCCGGCGTCCGGCAACATTCGCGACGACGCCAACCTACTCACCGACGCCGAAGAGAACACCCTCAACGACCTCATCGACCAGAAAAACCGGGGCACCGACCGTGCCCGCTTCGCCATCTATACCACCGACCAAAGCCCCGGTGACCTGCCCGATTACGCCACTGACCTGGGCAATGCCTGGGGCGTTGGCGATCAGGGCAAAGATAACGGGGCTGTGCTGGTCATCGATATGGAGGGCCGTGAAACCTTCATCGCGGTTGCCGACGGCGCCGGGGACTACATTAGCGATTCTGAGGCAGAAACCATCGCCAGCGACGTCCTGGGCCCCTACCTCACCGACGGCAACTACGCCGCCGGTCTAGAGACCACCATCGATGAGATTTATGCCGCCGCAGAAACCGAGAGTGCAGATAGTAACCTGATCCTGTGGGGCGTCCTGGGAACCCTGGGCGCTGTTGCCGCAATTATTGCCGGGTGGGTTT contains these protein-coding regions:
- a CDS encoding TPM domain-containing protein — protein: MNPRTDITSPLIQNKKPPRRLAALPALAAAGVLALAPLTMAAAEAIDLPAAPASGNIRDDANLLTDAEENTLNDLIDQKNRGTDRARFAIYTTDQSPGDLPDYATDLGNAWGVGDQGKDNGAVLVIDMEGRETFIAVADGAGDYISDSEAETIASDVLGPYLTDGNYAAGLETTIDEIYAAAETESADSNLILWGVLGTLGAVAAIIAGWVFRDYRKVKRAAEDEMRRAKEENPGLSIPDDMRRDYIKYRYANRTAPVDPDQREAELAEQEAENKETYTRYAPTFSTWLPLYATMPHLYSGSNHVPENSGASGGSFSGGSSFGGGGGFSGGGGGGRF